From a region of the Apis mellifera strain DH4 linkage group LG2, Amel_HAv3.1, whole genome shotgun sequence genome:
- the LOC725850 gene encoding cysteine-rich PDZ-binding protein, which translates to MVCEKCEKKLGKVITPDPWKNGARNTVESGGRKVGENKALSAGKARFNPYTTTFETCRICRQKVHQVGSHYCQSCAYKKAICAMCGKKLMSTKNYKQSAT; encoded by the coding sequence ATGGTTTGTGAAAAGTGTGAAAAGAAATTAGGAAAAGTCATAACTCCAGATCCTTGGAAAAATGGTGCAAGAAATACAGTAGAAAGTGGAGGACGTAAAGTTGGAGAAAATAAAGCACTTTCTGCAGGAAAAGCAAGATTTAATCCTTATACTACTACTTTTGAGACATGCAGAATATGTAGGCAGAAAGTACATCAAGTTGGATCTCATTATTGTCAATCATGTGCATATAAGAAAGCTATATGTGCAATGTgtggtaaaaaattaatgagtacaaaaaattataaacaatctGCTACatag